One segment of Pontibacter akesuensis DNA contains the following:
- a CDS encoding porin family protein: MKKPLLLLLFILAPVLWAQAQYLRYGARVGGNFTKAHGDDAAEDNINNLAGLHGGLIVGYEFVSRLALQAEVLYEQKGFVYNDYPRTDIFRLTGDHRLHYITLPVMLKLQKGGLFAEGGPYVGYLFAENADITETEDSNSLVPAPPRDYPLSMHDFERWDYGYTVGVGLQLDNGLFMSVHNTGGLTSFSKELDQKNFGFKVSIGYLLRPRSADDLMWR, translated from the coding sequence ATGAAAAAGCCCCTGCTGCTGCTCTTATTTATACTTGCCCCGGTGCTGTGGGCACAGGCCCAGTACCTGCGCTATGGCGCCAGGGTGGGCGGTAACTTTACCAAAGCCCACGGTGATGATGCCGCTGAAGACAATATAAACAACCTGGCGGGCTTGCATGGCGGCCTTATTGTAGGGTATGAGTTTGTGTCGCGGCTGGCGCTGCAGGCGGAGGTGCTGTATGAGCAAAAGGGCTTTGTGTATAATGACTATCCACGTACTGACATTTTCAGGCTGACAGGTGACCACCGCCTGCACTATATTACATTGCCTGTGATGCTCAAGTTGCAGAAAGGCGGCTTGTTTGCGGAAGGCGGCCCTTACGTAGGCTATCTGTTTGCGGAGAATGCGGATATCACAGAAACGGAAGACAGCAACTCCCTTGTCCCTGCCCCACCACGAGACTATCCTTTAAGCATGCATGATTTCGAACGGTGGGACTACGGCTATACAGTGGGCGTAGGCCTTCAATTGGATAACGGCCTTTTTATGAGCGTTCATAATACCGGCGGCCTCACCTCCTTCTCCAAAGAGCTTGACCAGAAAAACTTCGGCTTTAAAGTCAGCATCGGTTACCTGCTGCGCCCGCGCTCGGCAGACGACCTGATGTGGCGCTAA
- a CDS encoding tyrosine-type recombinase/integrase has translation MGITVRHRKLSNGKQKIYLDIVQAKKRKTETTKWQRYEKPRTQDEKEHNRKVDQLAEMLRADREKELFYGEYDFKKASSAKADFIELFREEADERFRKRGAKSNTYCSFKHFCKFTNNKCSVKDIDAAFVKSFRDYLLTVVGQNCASTYFKRFKRQLERAVKKGMLSYNPAEEVKNIQEVLPYRERLTIEEVKMLAEHPCKCNLIKSMFMFSCFTGLRVGDLKAIKWKHIQGDTLVFRPQKTKYKLHTLQLIGNAKRWLGEEGKPEDNIFPWPYESNRYEALREWIYSAAITRRITWHTARHTFASMLLNTGGNIVAIQKLLCHSRMETTMRYAKVYDITVMETVGALDSI, from the coding sequence ATGGGAATTACTGTAAGACACAGGAAGTTAAGCAATGGCAAGCAGAAAATCTACCTTGACATTGTGCAGGCAAAAAAAAGGAAGACGGAAACCACAAAATGGCAGCGTTATGAAAAACCAAGAACGCAGGACGAAAAAGAACACAACAGAAAAGTAGATCAGTTGGCGGAAATGCTTCGGGCGGACAGGGAGAAAGAACTGTTCTACGGAGAGTACGACTTTAAAAAGGCAAGCAGCGCAAAGGCGGACTTTATTGAACTGTTCAGGGAGGAAGCCGACGAGCGGTTTAGAAAAAGGGGCGCGAAAAGCAATACCTACTGCAGCTTCAAGCACTTCTGCAAGTTCACCAACAACAAGTGCAGCGTTAAAGACATTGACGCGGCCTTTGTTAAGTCGTTCAGGGATTACCTGCTGACGGTGGTAGGGCAAAACTGCGCCTCCACTTACTTCAAGCGCTTCAAACGGCAACTGGAAAGAGCCGTGAAAAAGGGTATGCTTTCCTATAACCCCGCCGAAGAAGTGAAGAACATTCAGGAGGTGTTGCCATACAGGGAGAGGCTGACGATAGAAGAGGTAAAGATGCTCGCGGAGCACCCCTGCAAGTGCAACTTAATTAAAAGCATGTTCATGTTCTCCTGCTTCACGGGGCTTCGGGTAGGGGATTTGAAGGCAATCAAATGGAAGCACATTCAGGGTGACACACTGGTTTTCCGTCCGCAGAAGACTAAGTATAAGCTGCACACCCTTCAGCTGATAGGCAACGCCAAAAGGTGGCTTGGGGAAGAAGGCAAGCCAGAAGATAATATTTTCCCTTGGCCTTACGAAAGCAACAGGTACGAGGCGCTTCGTGAGTGGATCTACAGCGCGGCCATCACCCGCCGCATCACATGGCACACAGCACGCCATACGTTCGCATCCATGCTGCTGAACACAGGGGGAAACATCGTTGCCATCCAAAAACTGCTCTGCCATTCCAGAATGGAAACAACCATGAGGTATGCCAAAGTTTATGATATTACTGTCATGGAGACAGTCGGGGCACTGGATTCTATTTAA
- a CDS encoding porin family protein encodes MKKTLLFFVFILTTVIAAQAQGPKIGVRVGANYAGFSGDDADNLDRVFGFHAGLTSQFAITSDNFLAIQPEILFSQKGAEDDDNNFKVKLNYIDVPVLARVNAGPLYFEAGPQVSFRLGGDIESGNTTIDDLDFYKKTSFGYAAGVGLASTPLGLSLGVRYNGDISKLNDNAELSDTRNDLFMLTLGYTFGGR; translated from the coding sequence ATGAAAAAGACGCTTTTATTTTTTGTATTTATTTTAACAACAGTAATTGCCGCTCAGGCACAGGGCCCTAAGATTGGCGTGCGTGTAGGAGCTAACTATGCTGGCTTCTCTGGAGACGACGCCGACAACTTGGACAGAGTATTTGGCTTCCATGCCGGCCTAACCTCACAGTTTGCCATAACCTCTGATAATTTCTTGGCTATTCAGCCGGAGATCCTTTTCTCGCAGAAAGGTGCCGAAGACGACGATAACAACTTTAAGGTAAAGCTGAACTACATTGATGTGCCGGTTCTAGCCCGCGTTAATGCAGGTCCCTTATACTTTGAGGCAGGCCCACAGGTGTCGTTCCGTCTTGGGGGAGACATAGAGAGTGGCAACACTACCATCGACGATCTCGATTTCTATAAAAAGACAAGCTTTGGGTATGCTGCTGGTGTTGGTCTGGCTTCAACGCCACTTGGCTTAAGCCTTGGTGTGCGCTACAACGGCGATATTTCGAAGTTGAATGACAACGCAGAATTATCCGATACGCGCAACGATCTGTTTATGCTTACACTCGGCTACACGTTCGGAGGCCGCTAG
- a CDS encoding porin family protein: MKKLLLSFAVALATFGVAQAQSGIGIRGGANFSNLEGDLKHESRYSNKIGFHAGLTYGIPVVENFFFIQPELLYSVKGFKYEEMNLDVPLGTLEREGNMNYNYLDLPVLLRVKAGPIYFEGGPQASYLLSVNNKTTEKLNGDPYSSSTRERDIDGLRRFEVGYAAGVGFATSSGISLGVRYNGSFNDFVDKNPEEYFEGDLTNARHSTIMATVGFTFGR; encoded by the coding sequence ATGAAAAAGCTATTATTATCATTTGCAGTTGCCCTGGCTACATTCGGTGTGGCACAGGCCCAGTCAGGTATCGGTATCAGAGGTGGTGCCAACTTCTCTAATCTTGAGGGCGACCTGAAGCATGAGTCACGGTATTCAAACAAAATCGGTTTCCATGCCGGCCTGACTTATGGTATTCCGGTTGTTGAAAACTTCTTCTTTATTCAGCCGGAGCTGCTTTACTCAGTGAAGGGCTTTAAGTATGAAGAAATGAATTTAGATGTGCCGCTCGGCACCCTAGAGAGAGAAGGCAACATGAACTACAATTATCTTGATTTGCCAGTTTTGCTTCGTGTAAAAGCGGGTCCGATCTACTTTGAGGGCGGCCCACAGGCTTCTTACCTGCTAAGTGTAAATAATAAGACTACAGAAAAGCTAAACGGCGACCCCTATTCATCTTCTACCAGAGAGCGTGATATAGATGGCCTAAGAAGATTCGAGGTGGGCTACGCAGCCGGTGTTGGCTTTGCCACAAGCAGCGGTATTAGCCTGGGTGTACGCTACAACGGCAGCTTTAACGACTTCGTGGACAAGAACCCGGAAGAGTATTTTGAGGGCGACCTGACAAATGCCCGTCACTCTACCATTATGGCAACAGTAGGCTTTACATTCGGCCGCTAG